The DNA segment TCCGATGTTTGAAGGAACGCTTTTGGACGGAACCTCTCGTTTGAGTAAAAATGGAGAAACGATTTATCACAACTCGTTATTGTCTACCTTTGCAGAATATGCTGTTGTACCAGAGCTTTCATGTGTGAAGATTCCTGATGCCATGCCTCTTGCTCAAGCGTCCTTAATCGGTTGCGGTGTAGCGACAGGTTACGGTGCTGCCGTTCACGCTGCAAAAGTAACGCCAGGTTCGACCGTTGCGGTATTTGGGATTGGGGGAGTCGGTGTTAATGCCATTCAAGGAGCACGTATTGCCGGAGCGGCAAAGATCATTGCCTGTGATATGAAGCCGGCTAACCTTGAAATCGCGAAAAAATTCGGGGCTACTCATACAATCAATGTTGCCGAACAAAATGCGGAAGAAACGTTAAAAGAGCTGACTGGTGGATACGGTGTTCATTTCGCAATCGACTGCTCCGGCCATACAGGAGCAACAGAAAGTGCTTGGAAAGGAACAAGAAAGGGAGGTACTGTAGTTGTAGTTGGCGCGTTCAACCCAGCTATGACCGTTAATTTGCCAGCTGGCGGCTTCCACCGTGTAGGAAAAATCTTAAAGGGCAGCTTCTATGGCGATACACAACCATACCGTGATTTCCCTACCATTGCCCAGCTTTATCTCGATGGCAAATTTATGCTGGATGAGCTTATCCTTGATCGCATTCAACTAGATGATATCAATCAAGCATTCGACAGCTTCCATGACTGCAACTGCATCAACGTGGGCAGAACAGTAGTTGAGTTTTCATCACAGGAACAGAAGGAAGTAGTAGATAGTTCTGATAGTGTAGTAACAATCTAACATTAAAAATGGGGACAGTCCCCCGCTGCTTTACAGCTGTGGGGGACTGTCCCCATTATTTTTATGAATCTCGCTCCACCAATAATTTTGCCAGTATTTCTTCGATGAATATAAAAAATACGGTTCGCGTTTTTTCATACGGTAACAACTTCTCACTTTGAGCAGATTGGGTTAAGTAGAAGATATGATCTGCTTTTAAGGCTGAGGTATTGTCGTATTCCTCCAAAATCAACAAGCTTTCCGCCCCTTTAGCCTTCACGCTATTGAAGAGATTTTCAAAAGAAGCGAATTTACCGGTTACGGAAAAAACAATTAGTAAAGTATCCTCATCCACCAAATGCTGCGCATGATCTTCCCCTTGGGACACCAAAATATTTTTGCCAGAAACAAGAGCGAGCTTATATGCAAAGTATTCCACACATATAAAGGATGGACCCAAGCCGAATAGAACGATTCGGTTGTACTTTTTAAAAAGGGTGATAAACTCATCCACTAATGTGGGATCAAAATTGTCGATAAAGTCTTTTAATCGTTCAAGTTCGCTAGAAATGTTTCGATCTTCATGAATGATAGGCTGACCACTCAGAAATTGCTTGTATTGTTTAAAGCTTTCAAACCCAAGTTTTCTTACTAGCTTGGAAATTTTTGACGAAGACACCTGACAATAATCAGCAGCCTCTAAAATTTTCAGCTGATCATTTTCTTTTATAATTTCAGAGAGTTTGCTATGGACCGCAAGCTCCAGGTCATTTAATTTATTAAGATTTATATTTATGGTCATTCCCTCGCTTCACCTAATAGTCTGTAATGAAAGTATATCAAAGTGGAAAATTTTCCACAATATAAAATGTTTTTAAAAAATATAGAAAATTTTCTATAGAAATCGTTTACATAAGGAACTGTTTATAGTAAATTAACGTTAATAATATTAAAAACTTTCTAAGAAGAAGGGTTAAACATGACAACTCAAAAAGCTGATATCAAAGACTTCTCAATGAATTTTTTTAGCTTAAAAGGAAAAGTGGCCATCATCACTGGAGGAAATTCTGGATTAGGGCAAGGCTTTGCTTTAGCACTAGCAAAAGCTGGCGCAGACATTTTTGCAGTCAGCATTGCTGGTGACAATGAAGAAACCAAAAACCTCATAGAAGCAGAAGGTGTTCGGTATCATCTCATGATTGCAGACGTCACGCAAGAAGGCGCTTGCCAAAGAATTGTGGAAGAATGCATCTCTACTTTTGGGAAAATCGATATCCTCATGAATAATGCGGGTATTTGTATCAATGAACCAGATGTAACAAAGTTTACTAGACTTCAATGGGATAAAATGGTCTCAATCAATTTAACGGCAGCTTTTGAATTATCACATGAAGTGGCAAAGTACATGATTCCACAACAAAGCGGAAAAATCATTAATACGTGTTCCTTGTTTTCCTACCTCGGAGGTCAATGGTCACCAGCTTATGCAGCAACGAAGCATGGTTTAGCCGGCTTTACAAAAGCCTATTGTGACGAACTAGCACAATTCAATATTCAAGTGAACGGAATTGCACCTGGGTATTTCGCTACGGCGGTTACAGCTGAGACAAGAGCGAATCCAGAGGCGAATCAACGTATTTTAGATCATATTCCAGCTAATCGATGGGGCAATATCTTAGATTTAATGGGTGCAGTTGTTTATTTAGCTTCAGACGCTTCCAACTATGTAAATGGTACTCTCTTAAATGTGGATGGCGGCTATTTAGTCCGATAACGAAAGATAGAAATGGATCGTAAAGGAGAAATGCAGCGATGACAAATGAACAATTAATCAAAGAAGAAACAGCGATGCGGAAAGAACAGTTAGTAAAAGAATTAGAGTCTATTATTTCAGTAGGACAAATCAATACCGATCACGAAGCACTCTATGATGCAGCAGCGGACCGATATAAAAAATATGCAAAGGCAAAAAAAGTTCTTGATGTTCCGATGCCAATGGCGATTGTGTATCCACACTCTACAGAAGAAGTACAGGCACTTCTGCAGTTCTGCAATAAGCACAAGATCAATGTGATTCCTCGAAGCGGGAAAACAGCTACGGAAGGCGGTCTTGAAAACTGGAAAGAAATCGCAGTCGTCATCGATGGCTCGAAAATGAATCAAATCATTAAAATCGATCCTTATAACATGCAGGCAACGGTTCAAGCAGGTGTCAAACTACAAACCTTAGAAGATGAGCTGCGAAAAATTGGTTATACAACAGGCCACTCTCCACAGTCAAAGCCAGTAGCACAATTTGGCGGGTTGCTAGCAACAAGAAGTATTGGTCAATTCTCCACTCTTTACGGTGCGATTGAAGACATGGTGGTCGGTTTAGAATGTGTATTCCCAGACGGACATGTTTCTAGAATCAAAAATGTGCCAAGAAGAGCGGGCGGACCGGATATTAGACACATTGTCATCGGTAACGAAGGAACGTTATGCTACATCACAGAAGTGACAGTGAAAATTTTTAAATACTACCCTGAAAACAATGTCTTCCACGGTTATTTAATCAAGGATGTAGATACAGGGATTCATATTTTAAGAGAAGTCATTACAAACGGCTTTAGACCATCGGTGGCACGTGTCTATTCCGAACAAGATGCAAGACAACATTTTTCCCACTTCTATAAAGACAAATGTGTGTTGATCTTTATGGCTGAAGGACCAAAAGGGATAGTCAAAGCAACGAATGAAGCGATTGAAGAAGCGGTGGCTATATTCCAGGATGGCATCGTTGAAAAAGTAGAAGACCAATATATCGAAAATTGGTTCAACAACTTGAACTGGACGCAAGGACATATTGACAATGAAATCCAAACGATGATTCAGCATCATAAACATGATGGTTATACAACGGAAGTATCCGCTGACTGGGAAAGCATCACCAAGATTTATCACAATGTCATGAAAAGAGTAAGGGAAGAGTTTGACCGAATTGAAGATATCACGATGCTTGGCGGCCACTCATCCCATAGTTATCTAAATGGAACCAATATGTACTTTGTCTATAACTACAATATTAATTGTGCGCCAGAGGATGAAATGAGAATTTATCATCATCCTATACAAGCCATTATTGTTGAAGAAACCTTAAAGCTTGGCGGTTCGATGTGTCACCACCATGGTATTGGAAAATACCGTAGCGAGTGGACACTAGAAGAGCATGGTTCTGCTTACTATATGTTAGAAAAATTAAAAGAAGCGTTTGACCCGAATGGCATCATGAATTTTGGCACCATCTTCCCTCAAGAAGAAGGCCTAAAATATATCAAAGGATAACATAAGGTGGCTGGCTATATGAGCGGTTATGTAATGGGGATTGATAATGGCTCGCAAAGCACGAAAGTTGCCATTTATGATTTCGAAGGCAATGAGGTTGCATTTGGCTCTTATCAATTAAAAGAAACGTTATCCCCTGAACCAGGTGTCGTCATCCATCCCGATGATGATTTATGGGACAGTGTATATGGAGCGATAAAAAATTGTTTGGCTACTTTTACCGGCAATCCGAAAGAGATTGCCGGGATTGGCCTTTGTACCATTAGATGTTGTCGGGTGTTGTTAAACGAAGAGGGCCAGCTAGCTTATCCTGTAATCAGCTGGATGGATTCCCGTTTGAACAAACCGTATGTTCATTCTGATGATCAAGTCAAATATGTAACGACTACTTCCGGGTATCTAGGCTTTCGATTGACAGGGGAATTCAAGGACACGGCTGCTAATTATGAAGTTCACTGGCCGTTGGACCGTGAAACACTTGATTGGTCGAAGGATGAGGAAGTTTTTAAGGCGTACGGTTTGAAAAGAGAAATGGTCTTTACGCTTGTCAAACCGGGTGAAAAGCTGGGGACGCTTCGTGGTGAACTAGCGGATGCGCTTGGGTTGAACCCGGACATCCCTGTCGTAGCCACAGCGAATGATAAAGCGGTTGAGGCTTTGGGCTCCGGCATCAAGGATGATGGGACCATCATGATTTCTCTTGGAACCTTTATTTCGTCGATGTTGTTACGAAATGAATATAAGGAAAATGCAGTGAATTTTTTCCCAACGCTTGCCTGTATTCCCTTTAAATATGTGTATGAATCCAATGGCATTCGCCGCGGGATGTGGACCGTGAGCTGGTTTAAGAAGCTGATCGGTGAAGAGCTTGTTACGGAAGCTGGGAAGCTCGGTGTATCGGAAGAGGAATTCATGAACAGGAAAGCAGAAGAGGTGCCTGTAGGCAGTGACGGCCTGATTACGATTCTCGATTGGTTATCGACACCATCTGAACCTTATCGAAAAGGGATTATGATGGGGTTTGATCAGCGACACACCAAGTTTCATATCTACCGCTCAATTTTGGAAGCGATTTCCTATAACATTAAAAACAATATTGATGATATGTTAGCGGAAATAGATGTCACGTTACATGAGGTAATCGTCATCGGCGGGGGTTCGAAAAGTGACTTGATGATGCAAATCATTGCCGACTTATATGGATTACCTGTCCATAGACGCGAAGGCAGCAGTGTTGCCTGTCTAGGAGCCGCGATTTGTGTCTGTCAGCATTTATCTATTTATAGTGACTTCTATGAAGCGGCAAATCAAATGGTCAAAACTGAAAAAACGTTTTTACCAAATCCCGAAAATCACGTGCTCTATAATACCGTGAACGATACGGTCGTTAAACAGGTAAGAAAACATACAGATGAAATTTTTAAGCTGACTTATCCCATCTTCAACTAAGATCTTACTATATTAGAGTCATCAAGAAGCCGGAACGTACAAAGTGTGAAAGCTTGTTAGGTTCTGGCGACAATATATAAAGAGATTTCTAAATTTTTGAAAAACAAGGGGGATTATTGGATGAAAAATTTAAGGCACAGCGTTTTTTGGCCGCCGTTTTTATTATTGATTGCTGCCGCTCTATTTAGCTTTTTTAACAGGGAAGGTTTTATTAAAATGGCAACGGATGCTAATAACTGGCTACTCGCAAATGTCGGTTGGTTATTTAGCTTAGGCGGCTTGATTATGCTATTAACGGTTGTAGGGGTCTATTTTTCACCACTGGGGAAAGTAAAAATTGGTGGAAAAAATGCAAAGCCGATGCTTAAGTTGTCAAACTGGCTGGCAATTACTCTTTGTACGACGATTGCATCAGGTGTTACATTTTGGGGAATTGTTGAGCCAATCTACCATGTAACGGCTCCGCCTGAGTCTTTAGGAATTAAACCAAATAGCCCAGCATCTGCTATTTTCTCGATGTCAACGATGTATCTTCACTGGACGGTTACGCCATATGCTATTTATTGTGTACCAGCACTTATGTTTGCTTTTGCTTATTATAATATGCGCAAACCATTCAGCTTAAGTTCCACGTTAGCACCGCTTTTTGGCGACAAAGTATTTGGCGGCTGGGGAAAAACCATTGATGCCTTATGTTTATATACATTGGCACTAGGAATGGCAGCAGCCATGGGAACCAGTATTTTGAACTTAGCGGGTGGAGTGAATTACCTATCAGGTATCGCTAGTAATCCAACCCTTTGGGCAATTATCTCTGTCGTGGTTATGGTGACGTTTATTCTTTCTGCTTCCAGCGGTCTAATGAAGGGAATCCGAATTTTATCAGATATCAATATGAAGGTTTATATTGTCATCGTTCTATTTATGTTTGTTGCTGGACCGACTGCTTATATTGTTAATCTAGGAACGGAATCCTTTGGTAACTTTTTATCTCATTTCTTCGAAAAAAGCTTATTTACTGGAGCCGCAGCCGGAGACCAGTGGCCACAGTGGTGGACGGTGTTCTATTGGGCTAACTGGTTTGCATGGGCAGCGATTACAGCCTTGTTCTTAGGAAGAATTTCATATGGTTATTCTGTAAAAGCGTTTATTATGGTTAACTTTGTATTCCCGTCTGCTTTTGGTGCGTTGTGGATGACGATCTTTGGTGGGACGGCGATCCACAAGCAGATGACAGAAGGAACACTTGGGGATATCTTAACGAACCAAGGACCTGAATCCGTATTATATTCGGTTTTAGCTGATGTACCATTGTCTAGTTTAGTTATACCTTTCTATCTATTTGTTGTCTTTATCTCTTTCGTTACGGCATCCGACTCCAATATCTCGGCCATGGGTGGGATCAGTTCTACTGGAATTACGCCTGAGAGCCCAGAATCGGGATTGGGTATTAAAGTGGTTTGGGGATCTGCAATTGGGATTATTTCTTGGATCATGATCAGCTTCGCTAAGATTGACGGGATTAAAATGCTTTCGAATCTAGGAGGCGTACCTGCACTCATATTAGGGTTACTAACCGTCTTTGCCTTAATCAAGGTCGCTAAAAATCCAGAAAAATATGATGTAGCAAGCAAGGACGAGAGTAATGATACGCAGGAAGACTTGAAAAAGGTAATGTAATAGTTTGAGGTCTTTTTGGGGACAGTCCCCCGGCGCTTTAAAGCGTTGGGGGACTGTCCCTTTTTTTGCCACGATAACGTCGCTGTGGCACAATGAAGAGAGATGAATATTAAGGAAGGAAGTGCAAAGCGATGAATTTCGAAATGGTTATGCAGGAACTGGAATCGCTCGGCAAGGAGCGAAGTAAGAAGATGTACATAAGCAATGGGGCACACGAGCCAGTTTTTGGCGTGGCTACAGGCGCAATGAAGCCGATGGCAAAGAAAATCAAGAAGAATCAGCCGTTGGCCGAGCAGCTTTATGCCACAGGGAACTACGATGCCATGTATTTTGCTGGCATCATTGCGGACCCCAAGGCAATGACTGAGGCGGATTTTGATCGTTGGATCGATGGTGCGTATTTTTATATGCTTTCTGATTATGTGGTTGCCGTCACTTTAGCAGAAAGCGATTTGGCACAAGCTGTTGCCGATAAATGGATCGCAAGCGGGGAAGAGCTTCGAATGTCGGCTGGCTGGAGCTGTTACTGCTGGCTTTTGGGTAATCGCAAGGACGAGGAGTTTAGTTCGAGTAAGCTTGCGAATATGCTTGAACAGGTGGAAAACACAATTCATGAGTCTCCCGAACGAACGAAATCCTCTATGAATAATTTTATATACACAGTCGGGGTTTCTTATGTGCCGCTCCATGAGAAGGCGGTTGAAACCGCAAAGGCAGTAGGCCTAGTGGAAATTAAGCGGGATAACAAAAAAAGCAGTATTCTGAATGCTTCCGAAATTATTCAAAAGGGAATCGATCAAGGGAGACTTGGTTTCAAACGCAAATATGTAAGGTGTTAGTAGAAGAAGAAGTTTGGGGACAGTCCCCCGCTGCTTTACAGCGACGGGGGACTGTCCCCAATTTTGTTGCTGTGAAAACCTTCGAGTAGAGGTTTGACGAGTAAAAAGGGGAATGTGACGAGTAAATTGGATAAAGTGACGAGTAATTAGTTAAAAAGACGAGTAAAATTCGATTTTGACGAGTAAATGGAGCAAACTGACGAGTAAGAAGAGATTCCTCCTTTTTCTATGTATGTCTATTAGGTTTTGTAACCCAAATAACTCTCACTGTTCTCCATTAGATGTATTTCAATAAGGGTTTTCAGCAAAAATGATACCCAAAAAAGAAAATGGTGCTCAAGCATCGATGAATCGACCCACTGAGCACCATTTTTATACTTATAAAATAAAGAAGGTAATAACCGACAGAAAGATAGATGTGATCAGCATGGCTATTAGTGGTCTTAGGGCTTTTGTTCGGAGGTCACGAAGGCTTACGTTTAGGCCCAGTCCGACCATGGCTGATGTAAGGATAAAGGTGGTTGCTGTTGAGATGCCGTCTAGAACGGCTGCTGGTACAGGGACCCACGTGCCTACAGCATAACTGCCGAACAAGCTCATGAGTATGAACCCCACCAAAAACCAAGGAAAATCAACTTTTGTTTCTCCTGCGGCATCTGCACTTTTTCGTTTCATCCAATACATCAAAATAAAACATAATGGAACAAGCAGTAGAACACGTCCAAGCTTGGCCAAGAGTGCCATGGCCAATCCATCGGGACCCGCAGGCGCACCGGCTAAAGCCACATGGGCAATTTCATGCAGGCTGCTGCCGCTCCAGATCCCGTAATCCACCGCGGATAAGGGAAGAAGCGGGCGGATAATCGTATAGACGATGGAAAAAATGGTGCCCACTAGAGCGATGATTCCGACCCCAATCGCCGTATCCTCTTCTTTTGCTTTGATGATGGGTGCTACCGCTGCAATGGCTGCTGCCCCACATACTCCGGTTCCGACTCCCAGAAGTAGCGATAGAGATGAATCCGCTTTCAGTCTTTTACCAAGCCAAACCGTTGCTAGAATCGCAAAGACGATGACTCCAGCATCCCGGACCACCAACCCCAAACCTTGGTTCAGAATTACATCGACATTTAATTTTAATCCATATAAGATAATCGCAAACCGTAAGAAATATCTCGCTGAAAATTGGATTCCTGCCTTTATTTTTTCAGGATATCCAAAAAATTGCCTGTAAATGATGGCTAGTATAATCGCACAGGCCATCGGTCCGACTCGGTTAAAGCCCGGTATGGCCGAAAGCGCAAATCCAGCAGCCGCAATGACAATGGTAAAAGCGATTCCGCCTACCCACAAACCGGCTTTGGATTTTGGCTCTGGCTTTTTTTGCTGCTGTTGCTGGCCAGCTATTTCGTGTGAAGATAAGGCTCTTGCTGATTGACTACTCATTCAATCACCCCACAACTTATTTTGTACTTTCATCCTACTCTCGTTTTGTTGATAAGGAAAATAATGATATATAATAGTTATCATAAGTAAATCTATATACATGAAGTGGGGGTTACCATGGATCACTATTTAGAGGTGTTTGTAAAGGTTGTGGAAAAGGGGAATTTTTCAAAGGCTGCAGAAGATCTTCACATGACCCAGCCGGCGGTCAGCCAATACATTAAAGTCATGGAGGAATCGGTTGGAGCCCGGCTCTTGGAACGGAGTAATAAATTTGTCCGTCTGAATAAGGCTGGCGAAATTGTCTTTCATCATGCAAAAGAGATTCTTGCCCTCTACTCCAATATGCAATATTTAATTGATGATCTCACTAACAAAGCGAGCGGACCCATCGCGATTGGTGCGAGCTATACCTTTGGCGAATACATTTTGCCGCACATTATCGCTAGGCTGCAGGCAAAGTACCCGCTTATTACACCGACGATTCAGATTCACAATACTAAAGAAATCATTGACCTCGTCCAAACTCACCAACTAGATATCGGTATTGTAGAAGGGCATATTAACGAAAAGGTACCCAATGTAGAAATCGTTTCTGAAGATAAAATGGTCATTGTAGCTTCACCACAGCTTCCATTGCTAAAAGAGGGTCGTAGGGGGAAAATAGCGGAGCTGGGGGAGGAGACATGGATTTTACGAGAAAAGGGCTCAGGAACAAGGGAGGCTGCCGAACACCTCTTTGATAGTTTGGATTTTACCCCTAAGAAAGTGATGGAGTTTGGAAGTACACAGGTCATCAAGGAATCGGTTGAGGCCGGTCTAGGGATCAGCTTACTTTCCCAATGGGCCATAAAAAAAGAACTGATGTATGGCTATTTGGATATTGTTGACGTGGAAGGATTGCCGTTTAAACGGAATTTCTCTATCTTAACTCATTCGCCTTACCAAACGAAGGCTTTGCAACAATTTATTGAGGCATTAAGGGAGTATTTGGGAGGTTGATTGGGGGACAGGATTGGGGGACAGTCCCCCGCTGCTTTACTGCGGTGAAGGTGGTTTGTATGCTCCACCACAAAAATGAAAGGTCTTTTCGTAAATTTTGTTGCTCTTTCTAACATAAAAGGCAAATTCGGACAGCTTGGTTCATTACAAGGGTAACCATGTCCGAATCAAGGATGGATTCGGCCAGAATTACTTCTCCTAAGCCAAGCCTTGTCCGAATCAAGGTTGGATTCAGACAGAGTTCCTTTTCCAAAGCCAAGCCATGTCCGAATCAAGGATGGATTCGGCCAGAATTACTTCTCCTAAGCCAAGCCTTGTCCGAATCAAGGTTGGATTCGGCCAGAGTTCCTTCTCCAAAGCTAAACCATGTCCGAATCAAGGTTGGATTCAGACAGAGTTCCTTTTCCAAAGCCAAGCCATGTCCGAATCAAGGTTGGATTCGGCCAGAGTTCCTTCTCCAAAGCCAAACCATGTCCGAATCAACGTTGGATTCAGACAGAGTTCCTTCTCCAAAGCCAAACCTTGTCCGTATTAAGGTTAGATTCGGCCAGAGCTCCTTTACCAAAGCCAAGCCTTGACCGAATCAAGATAGGACCGGACAACCTTTCTTTTTCCAAATGCCTTTCTATCCGAAAATCTGAGACTTCATAGAAAATAAATACTAATCTTGCAAAAACAGCCAAAATAAAAGAAAAGACCCCTTCTCAAACCCGGTCATCTATTGACCAAACTAGCCGCGGGTGATTTAATATAATCATAGTGGTTGGGTCACTGAGCCATAAACAAGGGAGGGTAATCAATTTATGAAAGCCTTGATAACAGAACTAATTTGGAATGAAGGAATTGAGGAACTAGTTCGCCAAGGGTTTGAGGTGCACTATGATGAGAGTCTATGGAACAATCGCGCACAGCTACTCCAGATGGTCAAAGAGTACGACGCAATAATTGTTCGGAATCAAACCAAGGTGGATCAGGAATTACTACATGCCGGAAGCCGCTTGAAGGTAGTCGGCCGCCTGGGAGTGGGAATGGATAACATTGATATCCCAGCTGCGAAAGCAAGAGGGATTCAAGTGGTGTATGGGCGTCATGCGAATGCGACCTCTGTTGCGGAATATGTGCTGTCGGCCATGTTAATTGCGAACCGGCCGCTCTATCTAGCAGATGCAGATATTCGAACCGGAAATTGGAACCGTAAACGGTTCACGGGCGGCGAAATCGCCAACAAAACACTTGGATTAATTGGACTAGGTGAAATCTCGCATCGTGTAGCGAAGCGGGCACTTGCTTTTGGCATGAAGGTCATTGGCTATGATCCATTTGTCACCGAGTACGACCACATTGTTTCCGAAACCGGAATCCAGCTTAAAAACTCCTTAGATGACGTATTAACCATGTCCGATTTCATCTCCTTACATGTTCCTTTAACACCTCAGACGCACTATTTAATCTCCGAATTCGAATTGAGAAAGATGAAACCAACAGCGTATATCATCAATACCTCTAGAGGAGGCATCATAAATGAACCGGCACTGGCGACTGCACTGAATAGCCAAACAATTGCCGGGGCCTTTTTAGATGTCCTTGAAGTAGAACCAATCTCACCATCTAATCAACTCTTATCCTGCGAAACTGCGACAATCACACCACATATTGCAGGACTCACCGACGAATCTCAAATCAGAACCTCGTTATTAGTTGCAAAGGAAGTAATAAAAGTAGTCAATGGGGAACGCTCCTTATGCACTGTCTAAACAAAATATTTAGAAAATTAAAATATTATTGTTGACTATCCAGTTATTAGGTGTTTTAATAAGGTTATAGAAATTGGTTGGGTCACTCAACCACAATCACCAACCGCAACAACCAAAACCACAACCATAACCAAAAAGGAGGCTTTCAAATGAGTATCAACAGTCAAGCAAATACTCTCACGGAACAACAGCCAGAGGCGGCTGGAAATGTAAGCACTCACAAATTTTTAATCCATCATCGTGGCGATCATGTAGGAGTGGCTACTACTCCCATTCAAAAAGGAGAAAAAGTCATCGGCGTGTATATGGATGACAATTCCGATGTAACAGTAGTGTCAAAAGGGGATATTCCTCTAGGCCACAAAATCTCCTTAGTTAATTTAGAAAAAGGAGAACCAGTTTTAAAGTATGGAGTGCAAGTTGGGGTAACAACAGAAAAGTGGGAAATTGGCGATTACGTTCATACCCACAATATTAAAACGGCGAGGTGGTAGGAGATGGGAC comes from the Neobacillus sp. PS2-9 genome and includes:
- a CDS encoding Zn-dependent alcohol dehydrogenase, giving the protein MNMLMKAAVMTGVGTPLEIQEVELAEPKANEVLVKIGATGVCHSDLNALGDETTPKPTVLGHEGAGIVAAVGSNVTKVKVGDKVALSWAPYCGTCEFCVTGNVHLCETAFGPMFEGTLLDGTSRLSKNGETIYHNSLLSTFAEYAVVPELSCVKIPDAMPLAQASLIGCGVATGYGAAVHAAKVTPGSTVAVFGIGGVGVNAIQGARIAGAAKIIACDMKPANLEIAKKFGATHTINVAEQNAEETLKELTGGYGVHFAIDCSGHTGATESAWKGTRKGGTVVVVGAFNPAMTVNLPAGGFHRVGKILKGSFYGDTQPYRDFPTIAQLYLDGKFMLDELILDRIQLDDINQAFDSFHDCNCINVGRTVVEFSSQEQKEVVDSSDSVVTI
- a CDS encoding SDR family oxidoreductase gives rise to the protein MTTQKADIKDFSMNFFSLKGKVAIITGGNSGLGQGFALALAKAGADIFAVSIAGDNEETKNLIEAEGVRYHLMIADVTQEGACQRIVEECISTFGKIDILMNNAGICINEPDVTKFTRLQWDKMVSINLTAAFELSHEVAKYMIPQQSGKIINTCSLFSYLGGQWSPAYAATKHGLAGFTKAYCDELAQFNIQVNGIAPGYFATAVTAETRANPEANQRILDHIPANRWGNILDLMGAVVYLASDASNYVNGTLLNVDGGYLVR
- a CDS encoding BCCT family transporter, which produces MKNLRHSVFWPPFLLLIAAALFSFFNREGFIKMATDANNWLLANVGWLFSLGGLIMLLTVVGVYFSPLGKVKIGGKNAKPMLKLSNWLAITLCTTIASGVTFWGIVEPIYHVTAPPESLGIKPNSPASAIFSMSTMYLHWTVTPYAIYCVPALMFAFAYYNMRKPFSLSSTLAPLFGDKVFGGWGKTIDALCLYTLALGMAAAMGTSILNLAGGVNYLSGIASNPTLWAIISVVVMVTFILSASSGLMKGIRILSDINMKVYIVIVLFMFVAGPTAYIVNLGTESFGNFLSHFFEKSLFTGAAAGDQWPQWWTVFYWANWFAWAAITALFLGRISYGYSVKAFIMVNFVFPSAFGALWMTIFGGTAIHKQMTEGTLGDILTNQGPESVLYSVLADVPLSSLVIPFYLFVVFISFVTASDSNISAMGGISSTGITPESPESGLGIKVVWGSAIGIISWIMISFAKIDGIKMLSNLGGVPALILGLLTVFALIKVAKNPEKYDVASKDESNDTQEDLKKVM
- a CDS encoding DNA alkylation repair protein encodes the protein MNFEMVMQELESLGKERSKKMYISNGAHEPVFGVATGAMKPMAKKIKKNQPLAEQLYATGNYDAMYFAGIIADPKAMTEADFDRWIDGAYFYMLSDYVVAVTLAESDLAQAVADKWIASGEELRMSAGWSCYCWLLGNRKDEEFSSSKLANMLEQVENTIHESPERTKSSMNNFIYTVGVSYVPLHEKAVETAKAVGLVEIKRDNKKSSILNASEIIQKGIDQGRLGFKRKYVRC
- a CDS encoding FGGY family carbohydrate kinase, with product MSGYVMGIDNGSQSTKVAIYDFEGNEVAFGSYQLKETLSPEPGVVIHPDDDLWDSVYGAIKNCLATFTGNPKEIAGIGLCTIRCCRVLLNEEGQLAYPVISWMDSRLNKPYVHSDDQVKYVTTTSGYLGFRLTGEFKDTAANYEVHWPLDRETLDWSKDEEVFKAYGLKREMVFTLVKPGEKLGTLRGELADALGLNPDIPVVATANDKAVEALGSGIKDDGTIMISLGTFISSMLLRNEYKENAVNFFPTLACIPFKYVYESNGIRRGMWTVSWFKKLIGEELVTEAGKLGVSEEEFMNRKAEEVPVGSDGLITILDWLSTPSEPYRKGIMMGFDQRHTKFHIYRSILEAISYNIKNNIDDMLAEIDVTLHEVIVIGGGSKSDLMMQIIADLYGLPVHRREGSSVACLGAAICVCQHLSIYSDFYEAANQMVKTEKTFLPNPENHVLYNTVNDTVVKQVRKHTDEIFKLTYPIFN
- a CDS encoding SIS domain-containing protein, translated to MTININLNKLNDLELAVHSKLSEIIKENDQLKILEAADYCQVSSSKISKLVRKLGFESFKQYKQFLSGQPIIHEDRNISSELERLKDFIDNFDPTLVDEFITLFKKYNRIVLFGLGPSFICVEYFAYKLALVSGKNILVSQGEDHAQHLVDEDTLLIVFSVTGKFASFENLFNSVKAKGAESLLILEEYDNTSALKADHIFYLTQSAQSEKLLPYEKTRTVFFIFIEEILAKLLVERDS
- a CDS encoding FAD-binding oxidoreductase, with the translated sequence MTNEQLIKEETAMRKEQLVKELESIISVGQINTDHEALYDAAADRYKKYAKAKKVLDVPMPMAIVYPHSTEEVQALLQFCNKHKINVIPRSGKTATEGGLENWKEIAVVIDGSKMNQIIKIDPYNMQATVQAGVKLQTLEDELRKIGYTTGHSPQSKPVAQFGGLLATRSIGQFSTLYGAIEDMVVGLECVFPDGHVSRIKNVPRRAGGPDIRHIVIGNEGTLCYITEVTVKIFKYYPENNVFHGYLIKDVDTGIHILREVITNGFRPSVARVYSEQDARQHFSHFYKDKCVLIFMAEGPKGIVKATNEAIEEAVAIFQDGIVEKVEDQYIENWFNNLNWTQGHIDNEIQTMIQHHKHDGYTTEVSADWESITKIYHNVMKRVREEFDRIEDITMLGGHSSHSYLNGTNMYFVYNYNINCAPEDEMRIYHHPIQAIIVEETLKLGGSMCHHHGIGKYRSEWTLEEHGSAYYMLEKLKEAFDPNGIMNFGTIFPQEEGLKYIKG